From a single Bacillus pseudomycoides DSM 12442 genomic region:
- a CDS encoding CsxC family protein produces EESSPTTSIVKIPVVLAERTIQVVVEANISLDPLAIEIKRVLKNVFLTHCKLVPVAFTSVPGTNYRRVTRAKLFVEGYIRNNIEYVADQYNGLLYSRIVNISFSRFLDLTAGDFITQPLLVAFLDTTSHLINPKGVYLPRLDTNSFGNLVFYNKQPYCELVRANFYEFDFSPCLTNLNKSCSELRKTIVLDLTLNILQVQQVQV; encoded by the coding sequence GGAAGAAAGTTCACCGACAACATCAATTGTAAAAATCCCGGTTGTATTAGCAGAGAGAACAATTCAAGTTGTTGTAGAAGCAAATATTTCATTGGATCCTTTGGCAATCGAAATTAAACGTGTGTTGAAAAATGTATTTTTAACACACTGTAAGTTAGTTCCTGTAGCGTTTACGTCGGTACCAGGTACCAATTATCGCCGAGTCACAAGAGCAAAATTATTTGTAGAGGGCTATATTCGAAATAACATTGAATATGTTGCCGATCAGTATAATGGATTATTGTATAGTCGGATTGTTAATATCTCGTTTTCTAGATTCCTAGATTTGACAGCAGGTGATTTTATAACACAGCCTTTATTGGTAGCTTTTTTAGATACTACATCCCACTTGATTAATCCTAAGGGTGTCTATTTACCCCGGTTAGATACAAATTCTTTTGGAAATTTAGTTTTTTACAATAAACAACCGTATTGTGAATTAGTCAGAGCTAATTTTTATGAGTTTGATTTTTCACCATGTTTAACAAACTTGAACAAGTCATGTAGCGAACTTCGTAAAACAATCGTACTAGATCTTACTTTGAACATCTTACAAGTACAGCAAGTACAAGTTTAA
- a CDS encoding phospholipase D family protein: MGNNDIVKPVKPTPGTVAPPKQLEPPTVLPPSKITQPGQPFTNSCSTDATEIAKLPHQGIDIGWPNEGMKRKKLIDNALKWFDGAPEPSSGNIVVPYIYGRCAFDDIAEALATATSSDHRIYLIGWHVEPWTRMKNPLSGTPPVNTLLQDYLKNTKAQVRGLFWNTPFKGKPGDNKAIADFINSLPNGVALEDDRLVPGDLPNRGPNAHHQKLVVISGNSGLVAFLGGMDLNNTRVDVGGMSPLHDVHIRLNGPSVAEALSVFRDRWMDHPSTPALDNIKFQMTPNAVRKDFSRVAALQSRDMDTCTVLGGKVKPRRMLVSVGRTFPNLTKFKPGDSYKFKNPDQSAWQLVKNGITNAREYIYIEDQYLVSRRVKDALVAKLKEPSFKFLLILMSNSQHFESSDNIDKNEFPYLIGVRNEFRTDLKKIDPQRKKWRMFSLKETKDPGRRPWCGDFVHSKLWIIDDEYVAVGSANCDDRGYTYDTEIMAGITEEPLERAAGGRFARDLRIALWRKHLGLPHAQFFDIATGLKHWLNPPPSAMIYDSSDLEESPLLDNTKGLTREDSNANFAWTHLLDPDADKL, encoded by the coding sequence ATGGGGAATAATGATATTGTCAAACCAGTGAAACCTACCCCTGGCACCGTAGCGCCGCCAAAACAGCTAGAACCGCCAACAGTCCTACCACCAAGTAAGATTACACAGCCAGGACAACCATTTACAAATAGCTGTAGCACTGACGCCACCGAGATCGCTAAACTTCCGCATCAAGGAATCGATATTGGGTGGCCCAACGAAGGAATGAAGCGAAAGAAGCTAATCGACAATGCATTGAAATGGTTTGACGGCGCACCCGAGCCTTCGTCAGGTAATATTGTCGTACCCTACATCTATGGCCGTTGTGCATTCGATGACATCGCTGAAGCTCTTGCCACAGCAACATCATCCGACCATCGTATCTATCTGATTGGTTGGCATGTCGAACCGTGGACGCGTATGAAAAATCCACTCAGTGGCACTCCTCCCGTGAACACACTTCTTCAAGATTATTTGAAGAACACGAAAGCACAAGTCCGTGGTTTGTTTTGGAACACGCCGTTCAAAGGTAAACCTGGTGACAACAAGGCGATTGCAGACTTTATTAATAGTCTACCAAACGGCGTCGCTCTTGAAGACGACCGCTTAGTTCCAGGCGATCTACCCAATCGAGGTCCGAACGCTCACCATCAGAAACTCGTCGTCATCAGCGGAAACTCTGGTCTTGTGGCTTTCCTCGGTGGAATGGACTTGAACAATACACGTGTTGACGTGGGCGGGATGTCGCCCTTGCATGACGTACATATCCGCTTGAACGGCCCATCCGTAGCCGAAGCCCTCAGCGTCTTTCGCGATCGTTGGATGGATCATCCATCAACGCCCGCGCTGGATAATATTAAATTCCAAATGACTCCGAATGCTGTGAGGAAAGATTTTTCACGTGTCGCCGCATTACAATCGAGAGACATGGACACGTGCACAGTGCTAGGAGGAAAAGTCAAACCGAGAAGGATGCTAGTTTCAGTCGGGCGAACCTTTCCAAATCTCACGAAATTCAAACCTGGAGACTCATATAAGTTTAAAAATCCCGACCAGTCTGCTTGGCAACTTGTCAAAAACGGCATCACCAATGCACGAGAGTACATCTATATCGAAGATCAGTACCTTGTAAGTCGCCGTGTGAAGGACGCTCTTGTCGCAAAATTGAAGGAGCCAAGCTTCAAATTTCTCCTCATCCTGATGAGTAACTCACAACATTTTGAGAGCAGCGACAATATTGATAAGAACGAATTTCCCTATCTAATTGGCGTGCGCAACGAGTTTCGTACCGACTTAAAGAAAATCGACCCACAGCGTAAAAAATGGCGCATGTTTAGCCTAAAAGAAACAAAGGATCCGGGCCGTAGACCCTGGTGCGGCGACTTTGTACACTCGAAGCTCTGGATAATCGACGACGAGTATGTAGCTGTTGGGTCAGCAAATTGCGATGATCGTGGATACACTTACGACACTGAGATTATGGCAGGCATTACGGAAGAACCATTAGAACGTGCGGCAGGAGGAAGATTCGCTCGCGATCTTCGAATCGCACTCTGGCGTAAACATCTAGGCCTTCCTCATGCCCAGTTCTTTGATATAGCCACCGGGTTGAAGCATTGGCTGAACCCTCCCCCATCTGCTATGATTTATGATTCCTCTGACCTTGAGGAGAGCCCGCTCTTAGACAATACAAAAGGACTAACACGAGAGGACTCAAATGCAAACTTTGCCTGGACCCATTTGCTAGATCCTGACGCGGACAAACTCTGA